AACATCTCCTTGTTAGCGGCTTCAACAGTGCTCAACATTTTCAGACCTTCCTCAACACTATTCATAAGATAGGAAGATCCGTTGGTAATTGTGATTCGGTCGACAGCGTTATTTTCTTTTTTCAACCAGACGGACCGACCATCCCGATCAGCTAAATCAATAACCGTCGGAATTATCGCAAACTTATCCTGCTCATTCAAAGTTAAAATTATTTCCGACAGCGCAGTCAATGCCCTGTCAAACAGAGAATCATCTCTATCTTTAAGACGCATGCTGTGCGAATTATCGATAACGATCACAGCAGCAGTTGATACCGAAGACCCCGGTAGATAGCCGCGGAGCGTCGGTCTGCTGAAAGCGAGTACGATCGAAATTACCGCGAGAGTTCTTATCAGCAGCAGCAACAGCCGTCTTATTTTCAAACGGTTCATCTCTTTTTTTTCCAATTCCCGCAGAAACATTAAACTACTGAATTCTATTACGTCCTTTCTTTTCCTGTTCAGCAAATGAAGTATCAGGGGAATCAGCGCGGCGGATAGACCCAGCAAAGCAGCTATGTTCAAGAATCCGAGCAAACTATGAGAAATTATTTAAGTGAGGTAGTATCACCTGGCTTAGAAAGGTTATGTTCTGATTACTTACTGTCTATTACATCTTCTGTCAGAGAAAGAGCGATTCCCGAAAGCATTACTTCAGGACCCAGGGCTGTAAAATCGCCCGAAAGCAACTCCCTGTCCACGTTTGCATAGAGAGAACAACCGGCGCCTTTTTCAACGATAAGTCCCGAAAGTTTGCCTGAATCCTCAGTAATGAAAGTCACCTCGTCGAGCATCTCGCTGACGACATAGCCGGCGCAGAAATGAAGCTGCAAATGAGCATTTAAAGTGTAAATGGAAATAAGGTTGCCTTCTTTTTTCCCTATCGGAATTTCCGGATAAATCTCAAGCGACAATTTTCGGTTTTCCTCTTTGTTTTCGAGAATAAACCTGTAATAATTCGGTCCTTCCTTGGCTTTTACACCGAGAACCTCTTCTATCTCTGCTATGTTTTCTTTTGAAAATGTGGATGCCATATTATGTTTTTAAGCGTTTTAAGGATAGTAAATTTATTGCCTTACGATGCAATAATCAAGATGTATTTAACTTCCAACCGATTGCATTACCAGAGCGGTTAAAATCGGCAGCGTGAGATTATCGTTGACCGGGATAGGTAATAGTTCAACGAGAGTGCCTACGAAGAGCCCCACGAGCATCTGCTCGACGCTGAGATTCCTCATTGCAATCATGATCAGTCCCGTCGATGCGAAAAACGCAGTCGAGCCTTCCAATGTTTTTTGCCAGAGATGAATTTTACCATACGCTGTTCCCACGATTGCTGCGGCGGCATCACTGATAGACACGAGAAGCAGTGCGATAACAGCTATATCTTTCTCAAAAAAATATATGGTAATCCACGCGCCTGCAAGCAAATAGGTGGCACCGGACAGCTTCCTTTCCTCGGCAACCCGCATAATCGGTGCAAAAATCGGGTGTACCCGGCTGCGAATCCGGGGGATGAACAGCCTCCCGATTTCAATGCTCAATGACAGAACGAACACCGCTGCCAATATCACCAAAGTCGTATCTCTTTCGATAAATAAATACCCGACAGGTATCGAAATAGAGATCAGATGTATCAGTTTTCTCCTTATTTCAAGTTGAAGAGCCATATAGTTATGAATCCATATTTGAATTTGCTTTTTCGGTCAGGTCTCTGAACATCTGTACCGGGTTCTCTGAATGGAATATCGCGGAACCGCTCACCAGTAGGTCTGTACCTACGTTTGAAGCATCCCGGACCGTATCTAAATTTATCCCACCATCCACCTCAACTAACAAATTATCCCTCTTTATGCGCTCTTTGGCTTTTTTAACTTTCTGCAAAGCGGATTTGATCATCTTCTGACCTCCAAAACCGGGATTGACGGTCATGACAAGTAAAAAATCCAATTCATCTGCTATCTCCATCACTGAAGAGAGCGGAGTAGCGGGATTGAGGGATACTCCGGCGATTGCCCCTCCGGATTTAATCTCATTCAGAAGAC
This portion of the Candidatus Neomarinimicrobiota bacterium genome encodes:
- the rpe gene encoding ribulose-phosphate 3-epimerase, with product MTEIVPSLLSADFSILAEQVALMEEAGAKRLHFDVMDGHFVPNLTFGAPVVKSLRDKSSLHFEAHLMVTNPEELLEDFLNAGAETIIVHEEATNHLHGLLNEIKSGGAIAGVSLNPATPLSSVMEIADELDFLLVMTVNPGFGGQKMIKSALQKVKKAKERIKRDNLLVEVDGGINLDTVRDASNVGTDLLVSGSAIFHSENPVQMFRDLTEKANSNMDS